AATTAGGATTCAGCCAACTTTTAATTCAACAATTATTTTAACAACACAAAATCCTATGGAGGTGAAGATTCTTTCAGATAAACACGGCTATTACAAAATATTGCTTGAAGATGATCGTATTGGATGGGTGAGAAAAGATGGTATCCAAAATTAGGGCTTTTAGTGCGATAGTTTATATTGCAGTGGTAATACCTTTTTGTATTGCCTTGATGTATTGCTTTCAAAAATCTCACAGGAAAATACGGGCAATAACAGCTAAAGTTTTTATTCAAATCTTTGGGGTAAAAGCACAAGTATTTGGAGAGATAGATAAGGAAGCAAGGATTTTAGTGATGAATCATCAGAGTTTTATGGATGTGATTTATCTAGAAGCGATGCATCCTAATAATTTGTGTTGGATCGCTAAAAAAGAATTGGGAAAACCCTTTTTGTATGGTCATGCCCTAAAAGCTCCTAAGATGATTTTGATTGATCGAGAAAGTAAAAAAGAAATGGTGCATTTGCTTAAAGAAGCTAAGGATAGATTGCAAAATGGGCGAACTTTATGTATTTTCCCAGAAGGCACTCGCTCATTAGGGGGTGAGAAACTTTTGCCTTTTAAAAGTGGAGCTAAAGTGCTAACAGAGCATTTTGGGCTTAAAGTGCAACCAGTGGTTTTTTGTGGAACAAGAAAATGTTTAGATATAGGAGCGATGCACTTTTCTAATGAGGCTTTTATGGTGAAATATTTACCTTCTTTTGTGCCAGAAGGTGAGGATTGGTTTGTGGAATTAAAAGAAAAAATGCAAAAAGAATATACAAATCTCTATTCACAACTTTTTGCAGTATCAAACTCATAAATCGCCTAAGTAGAGTGGGCTTTTATGTTATAATTTATTTTAAAATGGATAAGTAAAAAATGGAAAAAATGAAAAAAATAAGCAGTGGATTTGCCGAATTTGGGCTTAAAAGTAAAGTTTTAAAAGGGATTGATGAGGCGGGTTTTAAGGAGCCAAGCCCCATTCAAAAAGAAGTTATTCCTGTGATTTTAGATGGACTTGATGTGATTGCACAAGCACAAACAGGCACAGGAAAGACTGCGGCTTTTGCTTTGCCTTTGATTAATGAATTAAGACACGATGGCAGTATTGAAGTTTTGATTGTTGCACCTACAAGGGAGCTTGTAATGCAAATTGGGGATGAGGTTTTTAAGCTTGGAAAATATAACAAAGTTCGCACGGTATCACTTTTTGGTGGGCAGCCTATCCGTCGGCAAATTGAGCTTTTAGAAAAGAAACCTCAAATTGTGATTGCTACTCCTGGGAGATTATTGGATCATTTACGCAATGGACGCTTAAAGGATTTTGATCCAAGAGTAGTGGTGCTTGATGAATCAGATGAAATGCTAGATATGGGCTTTTTAGATGATATTGAAGAGATTTTTACTTACCTTTCAAGCGATCGCCAAACTTTACTTTTTTCAGCAACAATGCCAACTCCTATTAAACATTTAGCTCAAAAAATTTTGCACAATCCAAAACTTATTAAGGTTACTCCAAGCGATACGACTAATCAAGACATTTCGCAGCGATATTACATTATCAATGAGCAAGAGCGTGAAGATGCGATTGTGCGTTTGATTGATAGTGAGATGCCAAGCAAAGCTATTATTTTTACTCGTATGAAAAAAGAAGCAGATTTGCTTTGTGAAAGGCTTGTGAATCGTGGTTACAAGGCGGGAGCTTTGCATGGAGATATGGAGCAAAGAGAGAGACAAAAATCGATTAAAGCTTTTAAAGATTCAAGCATTAATGTTTTGGTAGCTACAGATATTGCAGCGCGTGGGCTTGATATTAGTGGAGTAAGCCATGTGTTTAATTTTCATATTCCACTCAATCCAGAATCATATGTGCATCGCATAGGCAGGACAGGAAGAGCAGGTAAAAAGGGGGTTGCTATTACATTGGCTACTCCTTTAGAGTTTAAAGAGTTACGCAGAATCAAAGAAAACACAAAGGCAAAAATTGAGCTTTATGAGATTCCAGATTTACAAGACACAATTAATAAAAAAGATTCTAATCTTTTAGAAAATATTTTGAAGCACGAGATCACCGATGAAGCTTTGAAATTTTATGAACAAATTCGTGCTAATGCAGATATAACACAATTAGTATGCAAGTTGCTTTCTATGGTGCTAAAAGAAAATAAAATTGTTGGTCCCAATAAAATTGGATTAGACAAAGAAGATTTGAATCGTTTTCAAAAACAACTCCAAAGTGATGAGAAAAAGCACTCTGAGAAAAAAGGATCGCGTCTTTCCCGAAATTCTTCTAATAAAAGAAACTTTAAAGAAAAGGAAAGTCCAAAGAATCAAGGCAGAAGAACCTCTGCAAAAAGTAAAAAAAACTCCAAACCAACTCGCTCAAAAAGGAGATAAATTATGGAATTTCAACCTTATCCATTTGAAAAACTTAATGCCTTGATTAAGGATATTCCACAAAAAGAAGGTAGAATCTTGCTTACTATTGGAGAGCCGCAGTTTAAAACTCCAGAGTTTATTTGTCAAACCCTAAGTCAAAAGGCTGCCTTGCTAAATAAATATCCAAAAACTAGCGGAGAAGAATCGCTTAAAGAAGCTTTGCTTGGATTTGTGCAAAGGAGGTTTGGGATTGATTTGCCTTTAGAATCGCTGATACCGACTTTTGGAACTAGAGAAGTGTTGTTTAATTTTCCGCAATTCTATCTTTTTGGTAAAAAAAATAAGGTTATGGCATATCCTAATCCTTTTTATCAAATTTATGAGGGTGCTGCAATTGCTTCAAGGGCAAAAGTGATTCATATGAATCTCACAAAAGAAAATGATTTTAAGCCAAAATTGAGTGCTAAAGAAATGCAAGAATGTGATTTGGTTATTCTTAATTCACCAAACAATCCAACAGGTAGCACTTTAAGTTTGGAAGAATTAAAAAAGTGGGTAGAATGGGCTTTAGAATATGATTTTTTACTGCTAAATGATGAATGCTATAGCGAGATTTATGTGGATTCTAAACCTGCTTCAATTTTAGAGGCAAGTTATGCAGCAGGAAACTATTCTTTTAAAAATATCTTAGCTTTAAATTCCATTTCTAAGCGTTCTAGTGCTCCAGGGCTTAGAAGTGGCTTTATTGCCGGAGATAGTCAAATTTTGAAGCAATATGCACAATATCGCACTTATGTTGGTTGTGCTTCTCCGCTACCTTTGCAAGAAGCCGCTAGAGCTGCGTGGAGTGATGATGAGCATACTTTATATTCAAGAGAACAATATGCAAAGAATTTGCAACTTGCAAAAGAAATTTTGGGAGTAGAAGTCCCAAATACAACTTTTTATGTATGGCTTTTTGTGGGTGATGATTTGGAATTTACGCGTAATTTATTGCAAAA
This portion of the Helicobacter canadensis MIT 98-5491 genome encodes:
- a CDS encoding DEAD/DEAH box helicase, with protein sequence MEKMKKISSGFAEFGLKSKVLKGIDEAGFKEPSPIQKEVIPVILDGLDVIAQAQTGTGKTAAFALPLINELRHDGSIEVLIVAPTRELVMQIGDEVFKLGKYNKVRTVSLFGGQPIRRQIELLEKKPQIVIATPGRLLDHLRNGRLKDFDPRVVVLDESDEMLDMGFLDDIEEIFTYLSSDRQTLLFSATMPTPIKHLAQKILHNPKLIKVTPSDTTNQDISQRYYIINEQEREDAIVRLIDSEMPSKAIIFTRMKKEADLLCERLVNRGYKAGALHGDMEQRERQKSIKAFKDSSINVLVATDIAARGLDISGVSHVFNFHIPLNPESYVHRIGRTGRAGKKGVAITLATPLEFKELRRIKENTKAKIELYEIPDLQDTINKKDSNLLENILKHEITDEALKFYEQIRANADITQLVCKLLSMVLKENKIVGPNKIGLDKEDLNRFQKQLQSDEKKHSEKKGSRLSRNSSNKRNFKEKESPKNQGRRTSAKSKKNSKPTRSKRR
- a CDS encoding succinyldiaminopimelate transaminase; protein product: MEFQPYPFEKLNALIKDIPQKEGRILLTIGEPQFKTPEFICQTLSQKAALLNKYPKTSGEESLKEALLGFVQRRFGIDLPLESLIPTFGTREVLFNFPQFYLFGKKNKVMAYPNPFYQIYEGAAIASRAKVIHMNLTKENDFKPKLSAKEMQECDLVILNSPNNPTGSTLSLEELKKWVEWALEYDFLLLNDECYSEIYVDSKPASILEASYAAGNYSFKNILALNSISKRSSAPGLRSGFIAGDSQILKQYAQYRTYVGCASPLPLQEAARAAWSDDEHTLYSREQYAKNLQLAKEILGVEVPNTTFYVWLFVGDDLEFTRNLLQKENIAVLPGSFLSRENGVNPGSGYVRLALVYDQEIIKDALLRIKKWL
- a CDS encoding lysophospholipid acyltransferase family protein, with the translated sequence MVSKIRAFSAIVYIAVVIPFCIALMYCFQKSHRKIRAITAKVFIQIFGVKAQVFGEIDKEARILVMNHQSFMDVIYLEAMHPNNLCWIAKKELGKPFLYGHALKAPKMILIDRESKKEMVHLLKEAKDRLQNGRTLCIFPEGTRSLGGEKLLPFKSGAKVLTEHFGLKVQPVVFCGTRKCLDIGAMHFSNEAFMVKYLPSFVPEGEDWFVELKEKMQKEYTNLYSQLFAVSNS